One window from the genome of Roseomonas haemaphysalidis encodes:
- the mutM gene encoding bifunctional DNA-formamidopyrimidine glycosylase/DNA-(apurinic or apyrimidinic site) lyase produces the protein MPELPEVETVMRGLSAVLQGQTIRHAETRRDGMRWPFPAALAATLTGARVEGFRRRGKYMLMRLSNAQSVLIHLGMSGRMVARPHGDNRPPPAHEHLILQTESGTHVGFVDPRRFGSVDLVPTAEEDAHRLLAGMGPEPLEDAFTPGILAAGLANKQTPIKAALLDQRVVAGLGNIYVAEALFRSGISPRRLAATVPGARAERLVPAIKAVLLDSIEAGGSSLRDYVQADGELGHFQDRFGVYDREGAPCPLCPGPPGCGGVSRIVQAGRSTFFCPKTQR, from the coding sequence ATGCCCGAGCTTCCCGAAGTCGAAACCGTGATGCGCGGCCTGTCGGCCGTGCTGCAGGGCCAGACCATCCGCCATGCTGAAACCCGGCGCGACGGCATGCGCTGGCCCTTTCCCGCCGCCCTCGCCGCCACGCTGACCGGCGCACGGGTGGAAGGCTTCCGCCGCCGCGGCAAGTACATGCTGATGCGCCTGTCCAACGCGCAGTCGGTGCTGATCCACCTCGGCATGTCCGGCCGCATGGTGGCCCGCCCGCATGGCGACAACCGCCCGCCCCCCGCGCATGAGCACCTGATCTTGCAAACCGAGTCGGGCACCCATGTGGGCTTCGTGGACCCGCGCCGCTTTGGCAGCGTCGACCTGGTGCCCACGGCGGAGGAGGACGCGCATCGCCTGCTGGCCGGCATGGGGCCCGAGCCGCTGGAGGACGCCTTCACCCCCGGCATCCTGGCCGCGGGCCTCGCCAACAAGCAGACGCCCATCAAGGCCGCCCTGCTGGACCAGCGGGTGGTGGCCGGGCTGGGCAACATCTACGTGGCCGAGGCCCTGTTCCGTTCCGGCATCTCGCCGCGCCGGCTGGCCGCCACGGTGCCCGGCGCGCGGGCGGAGCGGCTGGTGCCCGCCATCAAGGCGGTGCTGCTCGATTCCATCGAGGCCGGCGGTTCCTCGCTGCGCGACTACGTGCAGGCGGATGGCGAGCTGGGCCACTTCCAGGACCGCTTCGGTGTCTACGACCGTGAAGGCGCCCCCTGCCCGCTGTGCCCGGGCCCGCCGGGCTGCGGCGGCGTGTCGCGCATCGTGCAGGCCGGGCGCAGCACCTTCTTCTGCCCCAAGACCCAGCGCTAG
- a CDS encoding enoyl-CoA hydratase, whose protein sequence is MADYEMILTERHGAAAVIRLNRPQALNALCDQLMDELARALRAFDADDSVSAIVLTGSDKAFAAGADIREMQPRSWPGTHRHDFIAPWEAVLGVQKPVIAAVAGFALGGGCEVAMMCDILLAADTAKFGQPEIKLGILPGAGGSQRLTHAIGKSKAMEMVLTGRMMDAAEAERCGLVARVVPAAELMDQAVALAQKIGELSAPAVAMAKEAVNASFELPLREGVRLERRLFLSLFGTEDQKEGMAAFNEKRKPLFRRG, encoded by the coding sequence ATGGCCGACTATGAGATGATCCTCACGGAGCGGCACGGCGCCGCCGCCGTCATCCGCCTGAACCGCCCGCAGGCGCTGAACGCCCTGTGCGACCAGCTGATGGACGAGCTGGCCCGGGCGCTGCGCGCGTTTGACGCGGACGACTCCGTGTCCGCCATCGTGCTGACCGGCAGCGACAAGGCCTTCGCCGCCGGCGCCGACATCCGCGAGATGCAGCCCCGCTCCTGGCCCGGCACGCACCGGCACGACTTCATCGCGCCCTGGGAAGCGGTGCTGGGCGTGCAGAAGCCGGTGATCGCGGCCGTCGCGGGCTTTGCGCTGGGCGGCGGCTGCGAGGTGGCCATGATGTGCGACATCCTGCTCGCCGCCGACACGGCCAAGTTCGGCCAGCCGGAAATCAAGCTCGGCATCCTGCCCGGCGCCGGCGGCAGCCAGCGGCTGACCCACGCCATCGGCAAGAGCAAGGCCATGGAGATGGTGCTGACCGGCCGCATGATGGACGCGGCGGAAGCCGAGCGCTGCGGGCTGGTGGCCCGCGTGGTGCCGGCGGCCGAGCTGATGGACCAGGCGGTGGCGCTGGCGCAGAAGATCGGCGAGCTGTCGGCGCCGGCGGTGGCCATGGCCAAGGAGGCGGTGAACGCGTCCTTCGAGCTGCCGCTGCGCGAAGGCGTGCGGCTGGAGCGCCGGTTGTTCCTGTCCCTGTTCGGCACGGAAGACCAAAAAGAGGGGATGGCGGCCTTCAACGAGAAGCGCAAGCCCCTCTTCCGGCGCGGGTAA